From Pseudomonas fluorescens, one genomic window encodes:
- a CDS encoding SDR family NAD(P)-dependent oxidoreductase, translating into MKRIWLTGASSGIGAAMADILLTQGHFLAVSARNVQALEKLHAEYPQQVLLLPGDLTDPCEVRAMGERIEHVWGHLDQAILNAGTCEYLDVSAFEANMVERVMRANLFSAAYCVEAALPLLRKAQKPHLVAVCSSVTYLPLPRAGAYGASKAAMRYLFQSLRIDVAHEGIDVTLVSPGFVDTPLTQQNDFPMPMRWPVSKAAAYITTRLERRPLEIAFPGAFIAALRLLAVLPQRLQLALGKLMARPVTEESS; encoded by the coding sequence ATGAAACGCATCTGGCTCACTGGCGCCAGCAGCGGCATCGGCGCTGCAATGGCGGACATTCTTCTGACCCAAGGCCATTTTCTGGCCGTCAGCGCGCGCAATGTACAAGCCCTGGAAAAATTACACGCGGAGTACCCACAACAGGTACTTCTGCTGCCAGGCGACCTTACCGATCCGTGCGAAGTTCGAGCCATGGGCGAGCGAATTGAGCACGTTTGGGGCCACCTGGACCAAGCCATCCTGAACGCTGGGACCTGCGAGTACCTGGACGTCAGCGCCTTCGAAGCCAATATGGTTGAACGGGTGATGCGGGCCAATTTGTTTTCTGCGGCCTACTGCGTGGAAGCAGCCCTACCGCTGTTGCGCAAGGCGCAGAAACCGCACTTGGTGGCGGTATGTAGCTCGGTCACTTACCTGCCATTGCCTCGGGCCGGAGCGTATGGCGCCTCCAAAGCGGCTATGCGTTACCTGTTTCAATCGCTGCGTATCGACGTGGCACACGAGGGCATCGACGTCACCCTCGTCAGCCCGGGCTTCGTCGATACGCCGCTCACGCAACAGAACGATTTTCCGATGCCGATGCGTTGGCCCGTGAGCAAGGCTGCCGCTTACATAACAACCCGACTGGAACGACGACCGTTAGAGATCGCCTTTCCCGGGGCATTCATCGCCGCACTCCGTCTATTAGCTGTATTGCCTCAACGTCTGCAACTGGCACTGGGCAAACTCATGGCGCGTCCCGTCACGGAAGAATCTTCATGA
- a CDS encoding NAD(P)/FAD-dependent oxidoreductase, producing the protein MKVAIIGSGISGLTCAYLLNRQHDVTVFESSDWIGGHTHTVDVEVKGERFAIDTGFIVFNDWTYPNFIRLLDQLGVTSQPTEMSFSVQDPHTGTEYNGKNLNGLFAQRRNLLSPGFWGMLHDILRFNREALRDLEEQRIAADTTLGAYLRQNGYGQRFIEHYIVPMGSAIWSMSLGDMHRFPLLFFVRFCKNHGLLSVTQRPQWRVVSGGSRSYVAALSAGFIEHIRLNCPVYRVERDIAGVNLHSGAGIERFDTVVFACHSDQALSLLAAPSQAEREILGALSYAENDVVLHSDTRLLPNRRLAWASWNYRLGGSARQPAAVTYNMNILQGLQSETTFCVSLNQTEDIDPDKILNRFRYAHPQYSQAGLLAQARWQDLQGAQNSYYCGAYWANGFHEDGVVSALRVAAAFGEHL; encoded by the coding sequence ATGAAAGTAGCCATCATCGGTAGCGGTATCTCCGGGCTGACCTGCGCCTACCTGCTCAACCGTCAGCACGATGTCACCGTATTCGAGTCGAGTGACTGGATTGGCGGCCATACCCATACTGTTGACGTTGAAGTAAAGGGTGAACGTTTTGCCATCGATACAGGTTTCATCGTCTTCAATGACTGGACCTATCCCAACTTTATCCGACTACTGGATCAACTGGGCGTGACCTCGCAACCCACCGAGATGAGTTTCTCGGTTCAGGATCCGCACACTGGCACTGAATATAACGGCAAAAACCTCAACGGCCTTTTTGCCCAGCGTCGCAACCTGCTCTCGCCCGGTTTCTGGGGCATGTTGCACGACATCTTGCGCTTCAACCGCGAAGCATTGCGTGACCTGGAGGAACAACGCATAGCCGCCGATACCACCCTCGGGGCCTACCTGCGGCAAAACGGCTACGGTCAGCGTTTTATCGAGCATTACATCGTCCCGATGGGCTCGGCGATCTGGTCGATGTCACTGGGCGACATGCATCGTTTTCCGCTTCTGTTCTTCGTGCGCTTCTGTAAAAACCACGGGCTGCTGTCGGTCACCCAGCGGCCACAGTGGCGGGTGGTCAGCGGTGGCTCGCGCAGTTATGTAGCCGCGTTGAGCGCCGGCTTTATCGAGCACATCCGCCTCAATTGCCCGGTGTATCGGGTAGAACGTGACATCGCTGGAGTGAACCTGCACAGCGGCGCCGGCATCGAGCGCTTTGACACCGTGGTTTTCGCCTGCCACAGCGACCAGGCATTAAGCCTGCTGGCGGCTCCCAGCCAAGCCGAGCGGGAGATACTCGGTGCACTGAGTTACGCCGAGAACGACGTGGTGCTGCACAGCGACACTCGTCTGCTGCCGAACCGTCGCCTGGCTTGGGCAAGCTGGAATTACCGCCTCGGCGGCTCAGCCCGGCAACCGGCCGCTGTCACCTACAACATGAATATCTTGCAAGGGCTCCAGAGTGAAACCACCTTCTGCGTTAGCCTGAACCAGACCGAGGACATTGACCCGGACAAAATCCTCAACCGCTTTCGCTACGCCCATCCGCAATATAGCCAGGCAGGACTGCTCGCACAGGCGCGCTGGCAAGATTTACAGGGTGCTCAAAACAGCTACTACTGCGGCGCCTACTGGGCCAACGGCTTCCACGAAGATGGTGTGGTGAGCGCCTTGCGCGTGGCGGCTGCTTTCGGAGAACACCTGTGA
- a CDS encoding LysR family transcriptional regulator, producing MDRLQEMQVFTTVAQEQGFSAAARRLGLSAASVTRAVAALEVRIGTQLLIRTTRNVHLSEAGQRYLEDCRRILADIQEAEASAAGSHAQPRGQLTVTAPVLFGDLYVTPVMVGFLEQYPEVSINALLVDRVVNMVEEGVDVAVRIGDLPDSSQHAVLVGQVRRVVCGSAAYLEQHGRPTHPEDLQRARIIATSAVGQQRSWPFRVAGETLNVRLEPRLVTTANQAAISAASLGLGLTRVLSYQVAGKVAAGELEIVLEDFELPPMPIHVVYQGGRKAPARVRSFVDYAVHALREHPSLRS from the coding sequence ATGGATCGGCTACAGGAAATGCAAGTCTTCACCACCGTTGCCCAGGAGCAGGGCTTCTCGGCGGCGGCGCGGCGGTTGGGATTGTCGGCGGCCAGCGTGACTCGGGCGGTGGCGGCGCTGGAGGTGCGTATCGGCACGCAGTTGCTGATTCGGACCACGCGCAATGTGCACCTGTCTGAGGCCGGGCAGCGATACCTGGAAGACTGCCGGCGGATTCTGGCGGACATTCAGGAAGCTGAAGCGTCGGCGGCGGGCAGTCACGCGCAACCTCGTGGGCAACTGACGGTCACCGCGCCGGTGTTGTTTGGCGACTTGTACGTCACGCCTGTGATGGTCGGTTTCCTTGAGCAGTATCCCGAGGTCAGCATCAATGCCTTGCTGGTCGACCGGGTGGTGAACATGGTCGAAGAGGGCGTTGATGTCGCGGTACGTATCGGCGATCTGCCGGACAGCAGCCAACACGCGGTGCTGGTGGGCCAGGTGCGACGAGTGGTCTGCGGCTCTGCGGCTTACCTGGAGCAGCATGGTCGGCCGACCCATCCCGAGGACCTGCAACGGGCACGGATCATTGCGACCTCCGCCGTAGGCCAGCAGCGTAGTTGGCCGTTCAGGGTCGCGGGCGAAACCTTGAATGTGCGTCTCGAACCGCGATTGGTGACGACCGCCAATCAGGCGGCGATCAGTGCCGCGAGCCTCGGCTTAGGGCTGACCCGAGTGCTTTCATACCAGGTTGCGGGGAAGGTGGCGGCGGGTGAGTTGGAAATAGTCCTCGAAGACTTTGAACTTCCGCCCATGCCCATTCACGTGGTGTACCAGGGTGGACGCAAGGCGCCGGCGCGGGTTCGCAGTTTTGTCGACTACGCCGTCCACGCCTTACGCGAGCATCCATCGTTACGTAGCTGA
- a CDS encoding DUF3833 domain-containing protein: protein MLKIGIMLLCIGLASCSRVDVHTYSQETPTLELRKFFEGRVIAWGMFQKRSGEVTKRFHVEINGHSEGDRLILDESFTYSDGTQQKRVWTLTPVGSSQWRGTAGDVVGEARGEIAGNTLRWKYVLSLPVDGKEYQVDLDDWMYLMDKNTMINRSFMTKFGVEVGQITLFFRKQS, encoded by the coding sequence ATGTTGAAGATAGGAATAATGCTGCTTTGCATTGGTCTTGCAAGTTGCAGTCGGGTGGATGTGCACACCTACAGCCAAGAGACACCCACGCTTGAGTTGCGCAAATTCTTCGAGGGCCGCGTCATAGCCTGGGGTATGTTTCAAAAGCGTTCAGGTGAGGTCACCAAGCGCTTCCACGTGGAGATCAATGGCCACTCCGAAGGTGACAGGCTGATCCTCGACGAGTCATTTACTTACAGCGACGGTACTCAGCAAAAACGGGTGTGGACGCTCACCCCGGTTGGTTCCAGTCAATGGCGCGGAACCGCTGGCGATGTGGTGGGTGAGGCGCGTGGTGAGATAGCGGGCAATACACTGCGCTGGAAATATGTGTTGAGCCTACCGGTGGATGGCAAGGAGTATCAGGTCGACTTAGACGACTGGATGTACCTGATGGACAAGAACACGATGATCAATCGCTCGTTCATGACCAAGTTCGGGGTGGAGGTCGGCCAGATCACCTTGTTCTTTCGCAAGCAGTCTTGA
- a CDS encoding chalcone isomerase family protein, which produces MTMQKGRLTSLLICLVLILQSAELLAGWREALPDARRLGSGEMRVFGLSIYSAQFWSQRLIAGDPLDSDAPFALELTYSRAVSRDDLVEASLKEIRRLSPNSLNTELMTRWEREMRQAFVDVRAGDRITGVYMPGEGARFYVGETLQHVVRDEAFAKAFFAIWLDPRTRNPELRAQLLGAAKP; this is translated from the coding sequence ATGACCATGCAGAAGGGCCGCTTAACCTCCCTCCTTATCTGCCTTGTTCTGATACTCCAGAGTGCAGAACTATTGGCGGGTTGGCGCGAGGCTTTACCCGATGCTCGTCGGTTGGGTAGCGGGGAGATGCGCGTCTTTGGGCTCTCCATCTACAGCGCGCAATTCTGGAGCCAACGCCTGATTGCCGGTGACCCGCTGGATTCTGATGCGCCTTTTGCGCTGGAGCTGACCTACAGTCGGGCTGTTAGTCGCGATGATCTGGTTGAGGCCAGCCTTAAGGAAATCCGTCGCCTGTCGCCCAACTCCCTGAATACAGAGCTGATGACCCGCTGGGAGCGAGAGATGCGACAGGCGTTTGTCGATGTGCGTGCCGGTGACCGCATCACCGGAGTCTACATGCCTGGAGAGGGCGCCCGTTTTTACGTCGGCGAGACGCTCCAGCATGTGGTTAGGGATGAGGCGTTCGCCAAAGCCTTTTTTGCCATCTGGCTTGACCCCCGAACACGCAATCCGGAGCTGCGCGCCCAATTACTGGGTGCAGCTAAACCCTGA
- a CDS encoding SAM-dependent methyltransferase: protein MTNPSLNPIRTCGSAANGVGARLLKKLVVRQLAKLRYGHLVVIVDGEPLSFGQPGDGLHGEIEVLNAALWPMVAANGSIGAGEAYIQGYWSSPDLTAVVRIFVANLDVLDGMERGLARMRRPLAKALHWLNRNTRQGSQRNISAHYDLGNALFEQLLDPTMMYSSAMFRSSSDSLEQAQLHKLERICQKLDLKPSDHLLEIGTGWGSMALYAATHYGCKVTTTTLSREQFAYTQRRIEEQCLQDRITLLLQDYRDLTGKYDKLVSIEMIEAVGHRFLPTYFKQCAHLLKEHGLMLLQAITIRDQRYEQAKKTVDFIQRYIFPGGALPSVSAMLHTISRDTDLNLHHMEDFGLHYARTLRLWHDNLRRSRHNLEALGYDQTFYRLWEFYLCYCEGGFLERSIGTAHLLLAKPGARPQPFGLKA from the coding sequence ATGACAAACCCTAGCCTGAACCCCATCCGCACCTGTGGCTCTGCGGCCAACGGAGTAGGCGCCCGCCTGTTAAAGAAATTGGTTGTACGTCAGTTGGCAAAGCTGCGCTACGGACACTTGGTGGTCATTGTCGACGGTGAGCCCTTGAGCTTCGGCCAGCCAGGCGATGGGCTGCATGGCGAGATCGAAGTGCTTAATGCGGCGCTCTGGCCGATGGTCGCGGCGAATGGCTCAATTGGCGCTGGTGAGGCCTATATCCAAGGCTACTGGAGTAGTCCCGATCTGACTGCGGTGGTCCGCATTTTCGTTGCCAACCTCGATGTGCTGGATGGAATGGAGCGAGGCCTGGCACGTATGCGCCGGCCACTGGCTAAAGCCCTGCACTGGCTCAACCGCAATACGCGTCAAGGCTCGCAGCGCAACATTTCAGCGCACTACGACCTGGGCAACGCGCTGTTTGAACAACTGCTGGACCCCACCATGATGTATTCCTCAGCCATGTTCCGCTCCAGCAGCGACAGCCTCGAACAGGCTCAACTGCATAAGTTGGAGCGCATCTGCCAAAAGCTCGATCTCAAACCCAGTGACCACCTGCTGGAGATCGGTACTGGCTGGGGGAGTATGGCGCTGTATGCAGCCACCCACTACGGCTGCAAGGTCACGACAACCACGCTGTCGCGGGAGCAATTTGCATACACCCAGCGCCGAATTGAGGAACAGTGCCTGCAAGACCGCATTACCCTTCTGTTGCAGGACTATCGTGACCTGACGGGCAAATACGACAAGCTCGTTTCGATCGAGATGATAGAGGCCGTCGGACACCGCTTCCTACCCACTTACTTCAAACAATGCGCCCATCTGCTCAAAGAACACGGTCTTATGCTTTTGCAGGCCATCACCATTCGGGACCAGCGTTATGAGCAGGCGAAAAAAACGGTCGACTTCATCCAGCGCTACATTTTCCCGGGCGGTGCCTTGCCTTCGGTGAGCGCGATGCTGCACACCATCAGTCGCGACACTGACCTGAACCTTCACCACATGGAGGACTTCGGCCTTCACTACGCACGCACGCTTCGCCTGTGGCACGATAACTTGCGGCGCAGCCGGCACAACCTGGAAGCACTGGGCTACGATCAGACGTTCTATCGCCTCTGGGAGTTCTACCTGTGCTACTGCGAAGGCGGCTTCCTTGAGCGAAGCATCGGTACCGCGCATCTATTGCTCGCCAAACCCGGGGCGCGGCCGCAGCCCTTCGGGCTCAAGGCGTGA
- a CDS encoding glycosyltransferase family 4 protein, which yields MRVLHFFKTYLSESVGGIEQVMFELCESGVAHGIESQVLTLSANPVPVVIPFGQHQVHRAKLDVQIASTGFSYSVLKQFRELAAEADVVNYHFPWPFMDLVHFLSGMNKPSVVTYHSDIIRQKHLLTLYRPLMTRFLASVDRIVAASPNYLQTSDVLKQFPQKTRVIPYGLNKSAYPKSDPERMARWRERLGERFFLFVGVMRYYKGLHILIEALKDVDYPVVIVGAGPLESELQAQAAALGLRNIKFVGRLDDADKAAVLELSYAMVFPSHLRSEAFGISLLEGAMYGKPMISSEIGTGTSFINNHGETGLVVPPSNPQAFRQAMRTLWDNPVQAATMGIKAEARYRQLFTAEEMGRQWARLYEELLAEKTLSFA from the coding sequence ATGCGCGTCCTTCATTTCTTCAAAACCTATCTGTCGGAAAGCGTGGGCGGCATCGAGCAGGTGATGTTCGAGCTGTGCGAAAGCGGCGTTGCGCACGGGATAGAAAGCCAAGTCCTGACTCTGAGTGCCAACCCGGTACCGGTAGTGATTCCATTCGGTCAGCACCAGGTTCATCGCGCCAAGTTGGATGTGCAGATCGCCTCCACCGGTTTTTCTTACAGCGTGCTCAAACAATTTCGTGAGCTGGCGGCTGAGGCTGACGTGGTCAACTACCACTTTCCCTGGCCGTTCATGGACCTGGTGCACTTTCTCAGCGGCATGAACAAACCCAGCGTGGTTACGTACCACTCGGACATCATTCGCCAGAAGCACTTGCTGACCCTTTATCGACCCTTGATGACGCGCTTCCTCGCCAGCGTTGACCGGATCGTCGCGGCATCGCCGAACTACCTGCAAACCAGCGATGTACTCAAGCAATTTCCGCAAAAAACCCGAGTCATTCCCTATGGACTGAACAAATCGGCTTACCCCAAATCCGACCCCGAACGCATGGCCCGATGGCGTGAGCGCCTGGGCGAGCGGTTCTTCCTATTCGTTGGCGTGATGCGTTACTACAAGGGCCTGCACATCCTCATCGAAGCGCTCAAGGACGTGGACTACCCGGTGGTGATCGTCGGTGCCGGTCCGCTGGAAAGCGAGTTGCAGGCCCAGGCTGCAGCCTTGGGTTTGCGCAACATCAAGTTCGTCGGGCGCCTCGACGACGCCGACAAGGCCGCCGTGCTGGAGTTGAGCTACGCCATGGTCTTTCCGTCGCACCTGCGATCGGAAGCCTTCGGCATCTCGCTGCTGGAAGGCGCGATGTACGGCAAGCCGATGATCTCCAGCGAAATCGGTACCGGCACCAGCTTCATCAACAACCACGGCGAAACCGGCCTGGTGGTGCCGCCAAGTAATCCCCAGGCCTTCCGTCAGGCCATGCGCACTCTGTGGGATAACCCAGTGCAAGCTGCCACCATGGGCATCAAGGCCGAAGCTCGCTACCGACAGCTATTCACCGCCGAGGAAATGGGCCGCCAGTGGGCCCGCTTGTATGAGGAATTACTGGCGGAAAAAACCCTGTCGTTTGCCTGA
- a CDS encoding glutathione S-transferase family protein, which produces MHAIKLYNFPRSGHAHRVELMLSLLELPTELIFVDLAKGEHKQADFLKINSFGQVPAIDDQGVVLADSNAILVYLAQKYGNGRWLPSDPLGAARVQRWLSVAAGPIAFGPAAARLITVFGATFNADEVIARAHALLKVMDQELVSSSYLVDNTPTIADVAAYSYIAHAPEGNVSLADYPHVRAWLARIEALPGFVPMPRTVAGLQTA; this is translated from the coding sequence ATGCACGCCATCAAACTCTACAACTTCCCCCGTTCAGGACACGCCCACCGCGTGGAGCTGATGCTGTCGTTGCTGGAGCTGCCCACGGAGCTGATCTTCGTCGATCTGGCTAAGGGTGAGCACAAACAAGCGGATTTCCTGAAAATAAATTCCTTTGGCCAAGTGCCGGCAATTGATGATCAGGGCGTGGTGCTGGCCGACTCCAATGCGATCCTGGTGTACCTGGCACAAAAGTATGGCAACGGGCGGTGGCTGCCCAGCGACCCGCTCGGCGCGGCGCGAGTGCAGCGTTGGCTGTCGGTGGCTGCCGGGCCGATTGCCTTCGGTCCGGCCGCTGCAAGACTCATTACGGTGTTCGGCGCAACGTTCAACGCCGATGAGGTTATCGCCCGTGCCCATGCCTTGCTCAAAGTGATGGATCAGGAACTGGTCAGCTCGAGCTACCTGGTCGATAACACACCGACCATCGCCGATGTCGCGGCTTACAGCTATATCGCCCACGCTCCGGAAGGCAATGTCTCGCTGGCCGACTATCCCCACGTGCGTGCCTGGTTGGCGCGGATCGAAGCGTTGCCCGGCTTCGTGCCCATGCCACGCACTGTGGCTGGTCTGCAAACCGCCTGA
- a CDS encoding DUF1365 domain-containing protein, whose translation MNSALYRGWVSHRRLLPRVHGFRYRMGMLYLDLAEQSQVLGLSWLAGHSRWAAFAFRETDYLPLFTRQGITLSDAVRQRVEQALGHAPQGRICLLTQPRSWGLSFNPISLFYCFESDGSLAAILCEVSNTPWRERYHYVLPTHATGESCHRVAKSFHVSPFLPRDLEYRMRFSAPDQQLHVTMQDWQGEQKIFEAGLGLERIELTRQSLHRHLLDFPWMTGKTLLGIYWQALRLLLKRLPLFSHGAASGEYRTANLESRHDKP comes from the coding sequence GTGAACAGCGCGCTATACCGCGGCTGGGTCAGCCACCGCCGGTTGCTGCCGCGCGTTCATGGGTTTCGCTACCGCATGGGTATGCTCTACCTGGATCTTGCGGAGCAATCCCAGGTGCTGGGCCTATCGTGGCTCGCCGGACATTCGCGCTGGGCCGCCTTCGCCTTCCGCGAGACGGACTACCTGCCGCTTTTCACCCGCCAGGGCATAACGCTGAGCGATGCCGTACGTCAGCGCGTGGAGCAGGCCCTTGGCCATGCTCCGCAGGGACGGATCTGCCTGCTCACCCAGCCGCGCAGTTGGGGGCTGTCCTTTAATCCGATCAGTCTGTTTTATTGCTTCGAATCCGACGGCAGTCTGGCCGCCATCCTCTGCGAAGTCAGCAACACCCCTTGGCGAGAGCGTTACCACTACGTATTGCCGACCCACGCGACGGGTGAGTCATGCCATAGGGTGGCCAAGAGCTTTCACGTCTCGCCCTTCCTGCCTCGCGATCTGGAGTACCGAATGCGTTTCTCTGCTCCCGACCAACAGCTGCACGTCACCATGCAGGACTGGCAGGGCGAACAAAAGATCTTTGAAGCGGGTCTGGGCCTGGAGCGCATCGAACTGACGCGCCAAAGCCTGCACCGCCACCTGCTGGACTTCCCCTGGATGACGGGCAAGACCCTGCTCGGCATTTACTGGCAGGCCCTGCGCTTGCTGCTCAAGCGTCTGCCACTGTTTTCCCATGGAGCCGCCAGCGGCGAATACCGCACTGCGAATCTGGAGTCTCGCCATGACAAACCCTAG
- a CDS encoding DUF2878 domain-containing protein produces the protein MLNAGLFQLGWFACVLGAQRSWLLLIAIACLAIHLLWIANDPDEWRSLLRVAACGWVLDSALFHVGLFDFSGATWVLPLWLAILWLLFASTLRHSLSWTKRPWWMGSLLGAFGGPLSYWGGAQLAGVGLPLGTWPSMLLLALIWTILMPALHRIAEQPAR, from the coding sequence TTGCTCAACGCCGGGCTTTTCCAACTCGGCTGGTTCGCCTGCGTGTTGGGTGCGCAACGGTCGTGGCTATTGCTGATTGCAATTGCCTGCCTGGCCATACACCTGCTTTGGATTGCCAACGACCCTGATGAGTGGCGCAGTCTGTTACGGGTAGCCGCCTGCGGTTGGGTGCTGGACAGTGCGCTTTTTCATGTCGGGTTGTTCGACTTTTCCGGCGCCACTTGGGTTCTGCCGCTCTGGCTGGCAATACTTTGGCTGCTTTTCGCCAGCACTTTGCGTCACAGTCTGAGCTGGACAAAGCGACCTTGGTGGATGGGAAGTCTACTAGGAGCCTTTGGCGGGCCTCTCTCCTATTGGGGGGGCGCCCAGTTGGCAGGCGTGGGCCTGCCGCTCGGTACCTGGCCCAGCATGCTGCTACTCGCATTGATATGGACGATATTAATGCCGGCACTGCACCGTATCGCCGAACAGCCTGCGCGGTGA
- a CDS encoding pyridoxamine 5'-phosphate oxidase family protein, protein MELSPWHAGEQQLQARVGVAERMEAFGRKVIRKEMPDQHRQFYSQLPFMLFGAVDAQGNPWASILEGPVGFAHSPAPALLQLDSLPASDDPAQLQAGAAIGMLGIELHTRRRNRLNGRVGALDDQGLSVEVEQAFGNCPQYIQLRQFETVPLADPATRKAQHLDGLDDAAKAVIESADTFFIASYVDVDNARSVDVSHRGGQAGFVKIEGDCLTVPDFAGNLHFNTLGNLLLNPRAGLLFIDFKTGDLLQLTGRTEILLEGPLVEAFQGAERLWKLHVEQVVRRPAALALRWRFDGVSPNSLLTGTWEQAAARLQARALGDRWRPLRVSRIERESQHIRSIYLEAGDDAGLPLFQAGQHLPVRFTLDDQVHIRTYSLSSAPSDDFMRISVKREGRVSSHLHERIKVGDVIEARAPQGHFTVAADERRPLVLLAAGVGITPLLSMLREVVYQGQRTRHTRPSWLLQSSRSLADQPFRAELDRLLENGDGTVQVVRVLSQPEPEAQEGVDFDRRGRIDLALVQEVLQIEDYDQADFVLCGPGGFTQALYDELRDLDVDDQRIHAETFGPSTLRRRPDPLAPVIEQPAAATGAVTVTFQNAQINARWQPEAGSLLELAESQGLRPEFSCRGGSCGTCRTRLISGQVNYPQPPAELPGDGEVLICCAIPAKGEQPLVLEL, encoded by the coding sequence ATGGAGCTTTCACCGTGGCATGCCGGCGAGCAACAGTTGCAGGCTCGCGTTGGAGTAGCTGAGCGCATGGAGGCGTTTGGGCGCAAGGTCATCCGCAAGGAAATGCCGGATCAACACCGGCAGTTCTATAGCCAACTGCCGTTCATGCTGTTCGGCGCAGTTGATGCCCAGGGCAATCCCTGGGCCAGCATCCTCGAGGGCCCAGTCGGTTTTGCTCATTCCCCGGCGCCAGCGCTGTTGCAGCTCGACAGCCTGCCGGCGTCCGACGACCCGGCACAACTGCAAGCCGGTGCGGCGATCGGCATGCTCGGAATCGAACTCCACACCCGGCGCCGCAACCGCCTCAATGGTCGAGTGGGCGCACTCGATGATCAAGGCTTGAGTGTTGAAGTCGAGCAGGCTTTCGGCAATTGCCCGCAATACATCCAGCTGCGCCAGTTTGAGACGGTGCCTTTGGCTGATCCGGCGACGCGCAAGGCGCAGCACCTGGATGGGCTGGATGACGCTGCCAAAGCGGTGATTGAGTCAGCCGACACTTTTTTTATCGCCAGCTACGTGGATGTGGATAACGCTCGCTCGGTCGATGTTTCCCATCGTGGCGGTCAGGCGGGTTTCGTCAAAATCGAAGGTGATTGCCTGACAGTCCCCGATTTTGCCGGCAACCTGCACTTCAACACCTTGGGCAATCTGTTGCTAAACCCGCGTGCCGGCCTGCTGTTTATCGACTTCAAAACAGGCGACCTGCTGCAACTCACCGGCCGCACCGAGATCCTCCTTGAGGGGCCATTGGTGGAGGCATTTCAGGGCGCCGAGCGGCTGTGGAAGCTGCATGTCGAGCAGGTAGTCCGGCGGCCTGCGGCGTTGGCGTTGCGCTGGCGCTTTGATGGGGTTTCCCCCAACAGTTTGCTGACCGGGACCTGGGAGCAGGCGGCGGCGCGTTTGCAAGCGCGGGCATTGGGTGATCGGTGGCGGCCCCTGCGGGTCAGCCGGATTGAGCGCGAGAGTCAGCATATTCGCTCGATCTACCTTGAAGCGGGGGATGATGCCGGCTTGCCGTTGTTCCAGGCGGGGCAGCATTTGCCGGTGCGTTTCACCCTTGATGACCAGGTGCACATCCGTACCTATAGCCTGTCGAGCGCGCCATCCGATGATTTCATGCGCATCAGCGTCAAGCGTGAGGGGCGGGTGTCGTCGCACTTGCATGAGCGAATCAAGGTCGGTGATGTGATCGAGGCGCGTGCGCCCCAAGGGCATTTCACTGTCGCTGCTGACGAGCGCCGGCCCTTGGTGTTGCTGGCCGCGGGCGTGGGAATTACGCCGTTGTTGTCGATGTTGCGCGAGGTGGTTTACCAAGGGCAACGCACCCGCCACACCCGGCCGAGTTGGCTGCTGCAGAGTTCTCGCAGCCTTGCTGACCAGCCGTTTCGCGCTGAGTTGGATCGCTTGCTGGAGAACGGCGACGGTACCGTGCAGGTGGTGCGCGTGCTCAGCCAACCGGAGCCGGAGGCGCAGGAGGGCGTGGACTTCGATCGGCGTGGGCGTATCGATCTGGCCTTGGTGCAGGAGGTGCTGCAGATCGAGGACTACGATCAAGCGGACTTCGTCCTCTGTGGCCCAGGCGGTTTTACTCAGGCCCTGTATGACGAACTGCGTGATCTGGATGTGGACGATCAACGGATTCACGCCGAGACTTTCGGGCCCTCGACGTTGCGTCGCAGACCTGACCCACTGGCCCCGGTCATCGAGCAACCGGCCGCAGCCACTGGCGCGGTGACGGTGACCTTTCAAAACGCGCAGATCAACGCGCGGTGGCAGCCGGAGGCAGGCAGCTTGCTGGAACTGGCGGAGAGCCAGGGGCTGCGTCCGGAGTTCAGTTGTCGGGGAGGCTCTTGTGGCACTTGCCGGACGCGCCTGATAAGCGGACAGGTGAATTATCCACAGCCCCCGGCGGAGTTGCCGGGAGACGGAGAGGTGCTGATCTGCTGTGCGATTCCGGCCAAGGGCGAGCAGCCGCTGGTGCTGGAGTTGTAA